The Desulfovermiculus halophilus DSM 18834 genome has a window encoding:
- the cas8c gene encoding type I-C CRISPR-associated protein Cas8c/Csd1, whose protein sequence is MILQALNDYYERLRADPDQEVSDFGFSYEKLSFSLVLSEHGAVIQVRDLRRFEGRRVFPRPAVVPKLPKERSGKNAPSYFMWDKSKYVLGCELDNDGKEDYYKNQFYSFAEVHHEILDANKDVGAKALLSFIDQRIFGQIPEWATKDLLSTGFIAFELDGENGFLHERQEIKDSWQIYLRENQSEVRGQCLITGKKYCPIPRSHPQMKNVHGAQSSGAALVSFNAPAFGSYGKGISNLNAPASEQAAFAYTTALNTLLASGSRRKVQIGDATVVFWTDVPVAAEDFFGLAVGGKESEDQNMTKEIEQHLRAVVKGHYPHELGKRDTAFYVLGLSPNAARLSVRFWYVGTVGTMAENIGAHYKALSLQRSFENDPEYPRPWWLLKELAPQRDSRHIPPLLAGQFVRAIVHNQLYPRTLLTTVMGRIRADKQVNYLRACIIKAYLTRNARKEIAMGLDKENTDIGYRLGRLFAIVEYIQNDAVPGANATVRDRFFGAAAATPRRIFPVILKNAQHGLAKIRKEKPGWAVTLDKSLQDILASVEPQKGFPATMPLEKQGMFVLGYYHQRQDLYTKHEDKTEE, encoded by the coding sequence ATGATACTGCAAGCACTCAATGATTATTATGAGCGGTTGCGGGCTGATCCAGATCAAGAGGTGTCTGATTTTGGGTTTAGCTATGAAAAGTTATCTTTTTCGTTGGTGTTATCGGAGCACGGAGCTGTGATTCAAGTTAGGGACTTGAGACGGTTTGAGGGGCGAAGAGTTTTTCCAAGACCAGCGGTGGTTCCAAAGCTTCCAAAAGAACGTTCAGGAAAAAATGCTCCGTCCTACTTTATGTGGGATAAGTCAAAATATGTATTGGGATGTGAATTAGATAATGATGGCAAAGAAGATTACTATAAAAATCAATTTTATAGCTTTGCTGAAGTGCACCATGAGATATTAGACGCTAATAAAGATGTCGGTGCAAAAGCGCTTTTGAGTTTTATTGATCAACGGATATTTGGCCAGATTCCGGAATGGGCTACGAAAGATTTATTAAGTACTGGGTTTATAGCCTTTGAACTTGATGGAGAAAATGGTTTTCTTCATGAAAGACAGGAAATAAAAGATTCTTGGCAAATATATCTCAGAGAAAACCAATCTGAAGTAAGAGGGCAATGTCTTATAACAGGTAAAAAATATTGTCCTATACCACGATCACATCCACAAATGAAAAATGTACATGGAGCACAGTCTTCTGGGGCTGCGTTGGTTTCCTTTAATGCACCTGCGTTTGGATCATATGGAAAAGGGATTTCTAATCTCAATGCCCCTGCCTCTGAACAAGCCGCCTTTGCCTATACCACAGCCTTGAACACTTTGCTTGCCTCAGGAAGCCGTCGCAAGGTGCAGATAGGAGATGCCACAGTTGTCTTTTGGACAGATGTTCCCGTGGCTGCTGAGGATTTTTTTGGTTTGGCTGTGGGCGGAAAAGAATCCGAAGACCAGAATATGACCAAGGAGATAGAACAACATTTACGAGCTGTAGTCAAAGGCCATTATCCCCACGAATTGGGGAAAAGAGATACAGCTTTCTACGTGCTTGGGCTCTCACCAAACGCAGCCCGGCTTTCAGTCCGGTTTTGGTATGTTGGGACTGTGGGCACAATGGCCGAAAATATCGGTGCTCACTACAAGGCACTTAGCCTTCAGCGCAGCTTTGAGAATGATCCTGAATATCCCCGTCCATGGTGGCTGTTAAAAGAGTTGGCTCCTCAGCGTGATTCCAGGCATATTCCACCTCTTTTGGCCGGGCAATTCGTCCGGGCTATTGTCCACAATCAGCTGTATCCAAGGACACTTTTAACCACGGTCATGGGACGTATCCGGGCCGACAAGCAGGTCAATTATTTACGAGCCTGTATTATTAAGGCGTATCTCACCAGAAATGCACGAAAGGAGATAGCTATGGGTTTGGACAAGGAAAATACTGATATTGGATATAGGCTGGGAAGACTGTTTGCCATTGTTGAATACATTCAAAATGACGCTGTCCCTGGGGCAAATGCCACGGTACGTGATCGTTTTTTTGGTGCGGCTGCTGCTACGCCCCGGCGAATCTTCCCGGTCATTTTGAAGAACGCTCAACATGGGCTAGCTAAAATCCGAAAGGAAAAACCGGGCTGGGCAGTTACTTTAGATAAATCCCTGCAGGATATTCTGGCCAGCGTGGAACCGCAAAAGGGGTTCCCAGCCACCATGCCGTTGGAGAAACAGGGCATGTTTGTCCTCGGATACTACCATCAGCGTCAGGACCTGTATACCAAACACGAAGACAAAACAGAGGAGTAA
- a CDS encoding four helix bundle protein encodes MPLAGQSECRYVDAKKADELYTMTESREWKGGWSLRDQIERAALSVLNNIAEGFERGTTNELLAFLYIARGSAGEVRSMLCFLERRAAFSNFKSQISNLRSTAESCSRQLRAWADHLQNSEIKGQRHLNEKSRKGYQARKEQADFRQELLEKLPAGHPLRRKG; translated from the coding sequence TTGCCCCTTGCAGGACAAAGTGAGTGTCGATATGTTGACGCCAAAAAAGCAGACGAACTGTACACCATGACCGAGAGCAGGGAGTGGAAAGGCGGCTGGAGCCTGCGGGATCAGATCGAGAGGGCCGCTTTGTCTGTACTCAACAATATCGCCGAGGGTTTTGAACGGGGGACCACAAATGAGCTGCTCGCGTTTTTGTATATCGCCAGGGGCTCTGCCGGAGAGGTCCGCTCCATGCTCTGCTTTCTGGAACGCCGAGCTGCTTTCAGCAATTTCAAATCTCAAATCTCAAATTTGAGATCCACAGCCGAGAGCTGCTCCCGCCAGCTCAGGGCCTGGGCCGATCATTTGCAGAACTCGGAGATCAAAGGTCAGAGGCATCTGAATGAGAAATCCAGGAAGGGCTACCAAGCCAGGAAAGAGCAGGCCGACTTCCGGCAGGAGCTTCTGGAGAAACTGCCTGCTGGGCATCCGCTGCGGAGGAAGGGGTGA
- the cas1c gene encoding type I-C CRISPR-associated endonuclease Cas1c, with product MKKLLNTLYITSQGSYLSKDGECVVVKSAEGQKKRFPVHVLDGVVCFGNVLCSPFLMGHCAEKGLSLSFLTERGRYLAAVHGPQSGNVLLRREQYRQADDPDAAARVARGVVAGKVANSRAVLRRCLRDYSDRVDVERVQGAVGVLDGCARRLRSPVSLDEIRGLEGLAANTYFGVFDELVLSKEQAFGFNGRVRRPPLDNVNCLLSFVYTLLAHDVRSALEAVGLDPQVGFLHRDRPGRPGLALDMMEEFRSFLADRLVLSLINRGEVETKGFTKKESGAVFMDDNTRKTVLTAWQKRKTDEVTHPFLSEKIPLGLAFHVQARLLARYLRKDLEGYPPFFWK from the coding sequence GTGAAGAAGCTGCTGAATACCCTGTATATCACATCCCAGGGCAGCTATCTGTCCAAGGATGGTGAGTGTGTTGTGGTCAAGTCGGCTGAAGGACAGAAAAAACGCTTTCCGGTGCATGTCCTGGACGGTGTGGTCTGCTTTGGCAATGTCCTGTGCAGCCCATTTCTCATGGGCCATTGCGCTGAAAAAGGATTGTCACTCTCATTTCTGACCGAGAGGGGCCGCTACCTGGCAGCAGTCCACGGACCGCAAAGCGGAAACGTCCTCTTGCGGCGTGAGCAGTACCGCCAGGCTGATGATCCTGATGCTGCGGCCCGGGTTGCCCGAGGTGTTGTGGCTGGCAAAGTGGCCAATTCCAGGGCTGTTCTCAGGCGGTGCCTGCGGGATTATTCGGATCGAGTGGATGTTGAAAGGGTGCAGGGAGCCGTTGGTGTTTTAGATGGTTGTGCCCGTCGCTTGCGGTCTCCGGTTAGTCTTGACGAAATTCGCGGTTTGGAAGGATTGGCTGCAAATACCTACTTCGGCGTATTTGATGAATTGGTGTTGAGCAAAGAACAGGCCTTTGGTTTCAATGGTCGGGTTCGCAGGCCGCCCTTGGACAATGTCAATTGCTTGCTGTCTTTTGTATACACCCTTTTGGCACATGATGTGCGTTCAGCACTGGAAGCCGTCGGGTTGGATCCTCAAGTCGGCTTTCTGCATCGTGATCGACCGGGCAGGCCTGGTCTCGCCCTGGACATGATGGAAGAGTTCCGCTCCTTTTTGGCTGATCGCTTGGTGCTTTCCCTCATCAATCGAGGCGAAGTCGAAACCAAAGGATTCACGAAAAAAGAAAGCGGAGCTGTATTCATGGATGATAACACCCGCAAAACTGTGCTCACAGCCTGGCAAAAACGAAAAACAGACGAAGTAACGCATCCTTTTTTAAGTGAAAAGATTCCCCTTGGCCTAGCATTTCATGTTCAGGCCCGGCTATTGGCTCGTTACCTGCGGAAAGATCTTGAAGGCTATCCACCATTTTTCTGGAAGTGA
- a CDS encoding CRISPR-associated helicase/endonuclease Cas3 produces MTYYAHTLEGSPPSEWQLLEDHLEKVAELTARHALAFNASDWGRPLGKAHDVGKYRLKFQDKLVKQSSRRVDHKGVGAKLAWESWGQPGKLLSYCIAGHHGGLPNYGHSQTDNSISLRDLLEQASSLPEETPDPFQDISLPSALPFQPKNAFQIAFFTRMLFSALVDADFLDTERFMDPERYAARSSGPPLVKLLHSLNAKLAGFDSQGRINQLRRDILDLCRENADLEPGLFTLTVPTGGGKTLSSMAFALEHAQKYGHRRIIYVIPYTSIIEQNAKVFRDIFPPDAIVEHHSNFDQRSLPEDRDQFGAGLRHRLACENWDAPVVVTTNVQFFESLYASKTSRCRKLHNMAGSVIILDEAQMLPVEYLKPCLRALEELTENYQASVVLCTATQPALKKRDEFKHGLAGVREIAPDPKRMHQEFLRTRLEDAGTLALEDVAELIRDKEQVLCIVNTRTRASDLFDLVHREPGARHLSALMCPAHRSQELKEIREALRAGGPCRVVSTQLVEAGVDVSFPEVIREMAGLDSIAQAAGRCNREAELKDLGRVTVFTPEEGLASAFRQAAGSAQSTLRHYGDDPFAPEAVEFFFSETYWLQEQLLDKKQILEEFKVPLNWAFRDVANRFRLIENIMCPVIIPYNQEAEQLIERLRFAAAPGGVLRELQHYTVQIYAHQLEALDEAGAIEFVDEQYPVLIDKELYSTQQGLKVPKEPRKSEEFIC; encoded by the coding sequence ATGACGTACTATGCACATACACTTGAAGGTAGTCCTCCCAGTGAATGGCAGTTGCTTGAAGATCATCTTGAAAAGGTTGCTGAACTGACAGCCAGGCATGCTTTGGCTTTTAATGCTTCGGACTGGGGGCGCCCCCTTGGGAAAGCCCACGATGTTGGCAAATATCGACTAAAGTTTCAGGATAAACTGGTCAAGCAGTCCAGTCGCAGGGTGGACCACAAAGGTGTAGGGGCCAAGTTGGCATGGGAGTCGTGGGGGCAACCCGGAAAACTCCTGAGCTATTGCATTGCTGGACATCACGGCGGACTTCCCAATTACGGGCACTCCCAGACGGACAACAGCATATCTCTCAGGGATCTCCTGGAACAGGCCAGCTCATTGCCGGAAGAGACTCCCGACCCCTTCCAGGATATTTCATTGCCAAGCGCATTGCCTTTTCAGCCGAAAAATGCCTTCCAGATTGCCTTTTTTACCCGCATGCTCTTTTCCGCCCTTGTGGACGCTGATTTCTTAGATACTGAACGATTCATGGATCCGGAAAGATATGCGGCCAGATCTTCCGGCCCACCGCTGGTAAAATTGCTCCACTCCCTGAATGCCAAGCTTGCCGGTTTTGATTCGCAGGGACGAATCAATCAATTACGCAGGGATATTTTGGACCTGTGCCGGGAAAATGCAGACCTTGAACCTGGGCTGTTCACTCTCACTGTGCCCACTGGAGGGGGCAAGACGCTGAGTTCCATGGCCTTTGCACTGGAGCACGCCCAAAAGTATGGTCATCGTCGTATTATCTATGTTATTCCTTATACTTCGATTATTGAACAAAATGCCAAGGTGTTTCGGGATATTTTCCCACCTGATGCAATTGTTGAGCATCACAGCAATTTTGATCAGCGTTCGCTGCCGGAAGACAGGGACCAATTCGGGGCGGGTTTGAGGCATCGCTTGGCCTGTGAGAACTGGGATGCCCCGGTAGTGGTGACCACCAATGTCCAGTTTTTTGAGTCACTGTACGCATCCAAGACCTCCAGATGCCGGAAGCTGCATAATATGGCAGGATCGGTAATCATTCTGGATGAAGCCCAAATGTTGCCTGTTGAATATCTCAAGCCCTGCCTGCGTGCCTTGGAGGAATTGACAGAGAATTATCAGGCTAGCGTTGTGCTGTGTACTGCCACCCAGCCGGCATTGAAAAAGCGTGATGAGTTCAAGCATGGTCTGGCGGGAGTACGGGAAATAGCCCCGGACCCCAAGAGAATGCACCAGGAGTTTTTGCGCACTCGACTTGAGGATGCCGGAACCCTGGCCCTTGAAGACGTGGCCGAATTGATCCGGGACAAAGAGCAGGTGTTGTGCATCGTCAATACCCGGACCCGGGCCAGTGACTTGTTTGACCTGGTGCATAGGGAACCTGGAGCGCGGCATCTAAGTGCTTTGATGTGCCCGGCTCATAGATCGCAAGAGCTGAAAGAGATCAGAGAAGCGTTAAGGGCTGGTGGACCATGCCGAGTGGTGAGCACCCAGTTAGTGGAAGCCGGCGTGGATGTGAGCTTTCCGGAAGTGATTCGTGAAATGGCTGGCCTGGACTCCATTGCCCAGGCGGCAGGACGCTGCAACCGCGAGGCTGAGCTAAAGGATTTAGGCAGAGTGACAGTGTTTACTCCTGAGGAAGGGCTGGCTTCAGCCTTTAGGCAAGCTGCTGGAAGTGCCCAAAGCACCCTTCGGCATTATGGAGATGATCCTTTTGCCCCTGAGGCTGTGGAGTTCTTCTTCTCTGAGACCTACTGGCTTCAGGAGCAGCTTTTGGACAAAAAGCAGATCCTGGAGGAATTCAAGGTGCCCCTAAACTGGGCCTTTCGGGATGTAGCCAATCGGTTTCGCTTGATAGAAAATATCATGTGCCCGGTCATCATCCCCTATAACCAGGAGGCGGAACAGCTGATTGAACGGCTGCGTTTTGCCGCCGCACCAGGAGGTGTTCTCCGGGAACTTCAGCACTATACGGTCCAGATTTATGCACATCAACTTGAAGCCTTGGATGAGGCGGGAGCCATAGAATTTGTTGATGAGCAGTATCCTGTGTTGATCGACAAAGAACTTTACAGTACCCAGCAAGGTCTCAAGGTCCCAAAAGAACCAAGAAAATCTGAGGAGTTTATTTGCTGA
- the cas2 gene encoding CRISPR-associated endonuclease Cas2: MMVLVSYDVSFEDPNGKHRLRKISKICENYGQRVQYSVFECVVDPAQWTAFRHHLMQVYDEEKDSLRFYFLGKNWQRRVEHHGVGVAYDPENDALIL, translated from the coding sequence ATGATGGTACTTGTCAGCTATGATGTAAGCTTTGAGGATCCAAATGGAAAACACCGACTACGTAAGATTTCCAAAATATGTGAAAATTACGGCCAGCGTGTCCAGTATTCTGTTTTTGAATGCGTTGTGGATCCAGCTCAGTGGACGGCATTTCGACATCACTTGATGCAGGTATATGATGAAGAAAAAGACAGTCTACGATTCTATTTTCTGGGCAAAAATTGGCAACGCCGAGTTGAGCACCATGGAGTCGGAGTTGCATATGACCCGGAAAATGATGCCTTGATTCTATAA
- the cas4 gene encoding CRISPR-associated protein Cas4: MMGEEAEILPLSALQHFLYCPRQCALIHIEKVWEENRFTAEGRILHTRVDSGDSGKRGQVSEDRAVPIRSQRLGLYGVADVLEMRPGPDGKSIPFPVEYKRGSPKIEPWDRAQLCAQAICMEEMLDVEIPEGAIFYGTPRRREKVVFNQELRELVQINCQQMHELMKNGVTPQAEYGQRCRGCSLVRACMPKLGKKQKVETYLLKGLQE, encoded by the coding sequence ATGATGGGTGAAGAAGCCGAGATTCTGCCCCTCTCTGCCTTGCAGCATTTCCTGTATTGCCCTCGGCAGTGCGCTCTTATCCATATTGAAAAAGTATGGGAGGAGAACCGGTTTACTGCTGAAGGCCGGATACTGCACACCAGGGTGGATTCCGGGGATTCAGGAAAACGTGGCCAGGTATCTGAAGACAGAGCAGTTCCGATCCGCAGCCAACGCCTCGGTCTGTATGGGGTTGCGGATGTGCTGGAGATGCGGCCCGGCCCAGACGGGAAAAGTATTCCTTTTCCAGTGGAATACAAACGGGGCAGCCCGAAGATTGAGCCCTGGGACAGGGCTCAGCTCTGCGCCCAAGCCATATGTATGGAAGAGATGCTTGATGTGGAGATTCCGGAAGGGGCTATCTTTTATGGTACTCCTCGCCGACGGGAGAAGGTTGTTTTTAATCAGGAACTTCGGGAGCTTGTCCAGATAAACTGTCAGCAAATGCATGAGCTGATGAAGAATGGGGTTACCCCGCAGGCTGAATATGGACAAAGGTGTCGAGGATGCTCGCTGGTCCGGGCGTGCATGCCGAAACTGGGCAAGAAGCAAAAGGTGGAAACTTATCTCTTGAAAGGATTACAGGAGTGA
- a CDS encoding TrkA C-terminal domain-containing protein, with protein sequence MISIVSLLVVIFLSILITRIATIALTHTGLTRESAKFQARSAFSGAGFTTSESEMVVNHPVRRRIVMLLILIGNAGIVAAVSTLILGFVQRGDASSLTLRIGLLIGGICVLWGFASSHWVDRWLSRIIDGMLNRFTRLNITDYASLLHLTGEYRLAELKIRESDWLAGRLIKDSRLRNEGINVLAVRRPDGTFIGNPVGDTLLQRGDALVLYGRIEAIEELDRRKAGFAGDQEHKEAVREQEEVLQEEAEKDASSGKRAD encoded by the coding sequence GTGATCTCCATTGTCTCCCTGCTGGTGGTCATTTTTCTGTCCATTCTGATCACCCGCATCGCCACCATTGCCCTGACTCATACCGGCCTGACCAGGGAGTCGGCCAAGTTCCAGGCCAGGTCCGCGTTCTCCGGAGCCGGGTTCACCACCAGCGAATCCGAGATGGTGGTCAACCATCCGGTCCGGCGCAGAATCGTCATGCTCCTCATTCTGATCGGAAACGCCGGGATCGTGGCCGCCGTGTCCACCCTGATCCTGGGCTTTGTGCAGCGCGGAGACGCTTCCAGCCTGACCCTGAGAATCGGACTGCTCATCGGGGGGATTTGTGTCCTGTGGGGGTTTGCTTCCAGCCATTGGGTGGACAGATGGCTTTCCCGGATCATCGACGGCATGCTCAACCGGTTCACCAGGCTGAACATCACCGACTACGCCAGCCTGCTCCATCTGACCGGCGAATACCGGCTGGCAGAGCTGAAGATCCGGGAAAGCGACTGGCTGGCCGGAAGGCTGATCAAAGATTCCCGGCTTAGAAACGAAGGGATCAATGTCCTGGCCGTGCGCAGGCCGGACGGGACATTCATCGGCAATCCCGTGGGCGATACCCTGCTGCAGCGGGGAGACGCCCTGGTCCTGTACGGACGGATCGAGGCCATTGAGGAGCTGGATCGGCGCAAGGCCGGATTTGCCGGAGACCAGGAGCACAAAGAAGCGGTCCGGGAGCAGGAGGAGGTCCTGCAGGAAGAAGCGGAAAAGGACGCTTCAAGCGGCAAAAGGGCGGATTGA
- the cas7c gene encoding type I-C CRISPR-associated protein Cas7/Csd2 translates to MTAIQNRYEFVYLFDVENGNPNGDPDAGNMPRIDPETGHGLVTDVCLKRKVRNFVDIAKSDNEGFNIYVAEKAVLNQTNEMAYKALELKPEKKKLPKKWEDARKVTRWMCDNFYDIRTFGAVMTTEVNCGQVRGPVQLTFAKSIGPIVPAEVSITRMAVTNERDLEKERTMGRKHIIPYALYRAEGYISAHLADGDKGTGFSEADLDLLWQALENMFDHDHSAARGKMNARGLVVFKHDSKLGNAPAHKLFDLVKVERATDPNIPARSFSDYQVMVDEASVPQGVTLENKI, encoded by the coding sequence ATGACAGCCATTCAAAACCGCTATGAATTTGTGTATCTGTTTGACGTTGAAAATGGAAACCCCAACGGAGACCCGGATGCTGGAAATATGCCCCGTATCGACCCGGAGACCGGTCATGGTCTGGTGACAGATGTGTGTCTTAAGCGTAAAGTCCGAAACTTTGTAGACATTGCCAAAAGCGATAATGAGGGCTTCAATATATATGTAGCTGAGAAGGCAGTCTTGAATCAGACCAATGAGATGGCCTACAAGGCTTTGGAATTAAAGCCTGAAAAGAAGAAATTGCCCAAGAAATGGGAAGACGCCCGAAAAGTAACACGTTGGATGTGTGATAACTTTTATGATATCCGCACATTTGGTGCGGTCATGACCACGGAAGTCAACTGCGGCCAAGTTCGTGGACCTGTACAACTCACGTTTGCTAAAAGCATTGGACCAATTGTTCCAGCTGAAGTCAGCATTACCCGGATGGCTGTTACCAATGAGCGAGACCTGGAAAAAGAGCGAACCATGGGCCGCAAGCACATCATACCCTATGCCCTGTATCGCGCTGAAGGGTATATATCCGCCCATCTGGCCGATGGAGACAAAGGGACCGGCTTTTCCGAGGCTGACCTCGATCTCCTCTGGCAGGCCCTGGAAAATATGTTTGATCATGATCATTCCGCAGCTCGGGGCAAAATGAATGCACGGGGCCTTGTAGTCTTCAAACACGATTCCAAGTTGGGCAACGCCCCGGCCCACAAGCTCTTTGATCTGGTCAAAGTAGAGAGAGCTACTGATCCCAATATCCCGGCCCGTTCTTTTTCTGACTACCAGGTCATGGTCGATGAAGCCAGTGTTCCTCAAGGAGTCACCTTGGAAAACAAGATTTAG
- a CDS encoding four helix bundle suffix domain-containing protein: protein MSELVFDGTVKFCDRFIDRRSRTHDQMVQAARSGKQNIVEGSMDSGTSKKSELKLVGVARGSLEELLQDYQDFLRTRGLSLWGKDNPLSKTVRKLCYKKDRSYATYKTYIENAPPEVAANTMICLIHQTNFLLDQQLRALEKEFLEEGGFTERLYRTRTRARSKGKGK from the coding sequence ATGTCAGAGCTCGTTTTTGATGGCACAGTTAAGTTCTGCGACCGGTTTATTGACCGGCGTTCACGCACCCATGACCAAATGGTCCAGGCTGCACGCAGCGGAAAGCAGAATATTGTGGAGGGCAGCATGGATTCAGGGACTTCCAAGAAATCTGAGCTAAAGCTTGTAGGGGTAGCCAGAGGCAGCCTGGAAGAGCTGCTTCAGGATTATCAGGATTTCTTGAGGACTCGGGGTCTCTCGCTGTGGGGAAAGGACAATCCGCTATCCAAGACTGTCCGCAAACTGTGCTACAAGAAAGATAGGTCCTATGCGACATATAAGACCTATATCGAAAATGCCCCGCCCGAGGTTGCGGCCAATACCATGATCTGCCTTATCCACCAGACCAACTTCCTCCTGGACCAGCAGCTGCGAGCTCTGGAAAAAGAGTTCCTGGAGGAAGGCGGATTCACGGAACGGCTCTACAGAACAAGGACACGGGCGCGATCCAAGGGGAAAGGCAAATGA
- the cas5c gene encoding type I-C CRISPR-associated protein Cas5c, producing the protein MAQGVQLRVWGDYACFTRPEMKVERVSYDVMTPSAARGILEAIYWKPAIRWVIDRIHVMKPIRFDNVRRNEVESKIPIKGATGVNAAMKDGKTPLRLNVEDSRQQRAAMVLRDVEYIIEAHFEYTNGEDKNDGKHLEMFNRRASKGQCFHRPYLGCREFAAFFEPVQGQIPESLLSGERDLGWMLYDIDYQEDMAPIFFRPIMKNGIIDCRNHKAVAK; encoded by the coding sequence GTGGCACAAGGAGTTCAGTTGCGAGTGTGGGGGGATTATGCCTGCTTTACTCGCCCGGAGATGAAGGTAGAGCGCGTCAGTTACGATGTCATGACCCCTTCGGCCGCTCGGGGCATTCTGGAGGCCATATATTGGAAGCCAGCCATTCGCTGGGTGATTGATCGGATCCACGTTATGAAACCCATTCGTTTCGACAATGTGCGGCGAAATGAAGTAGAGTCCAAGATTCCAATTAAGGGAGCAACCGGGGTGAATGCAGCCATGAAAGATGGGAAAACACCCCTGCGGCTGAATGTCGAGGACAGTCGTCAGCAGCGGGCAGCCATGGTGCTCAGGGATGTGGAGTACATCATCGAAGCGCATTTTGAGTACACCAATGGGGAAGATAAAAATGACGGAAAGCACTTGGAAATGTTTAATCGACGTGCATCCAAGGGGCAGTGCTTTCATCGTCCATATCTGGGTTGCAGGGAGTTTGCCGCCTTTTTTGAGCCGGTACAGGGACAGATCCCGGAGTCTTTACTGTCTGGTGAAAGGGATCTGGGCTGGATGCTTTATGACATTGACTACCAGGAAGACATGGCTCCGATTTTTTTCCGGCCAATCATGAAAAACGGCATTATTGATTGCCGCAATCACAAGGCGGTGGCCAAATGA